One stretch of Tribolium castaneum strain GA2 chromosome 5, icTriCast1.1, whole genome shotgun sequence DNA includes these proteins:
- the Ziz gene encoding dedicator of cytokinesis protein 9 isoform X2 — MSERKFARGLGKPGTAAQLRETVSQVVKENTELSKPHLVEPLDFENFLLKNKTVLQNDPQRELLLYPPDDISEVVLPRRYRTLYQTFPSSEETENCNLFTKQCITSYSTNWNLIHYKYNAYSGSYADLPKIPNVEYKEENYEIDIDTDADDDKPSVDSITKEGYLMKGPEVGSERTFVNIGSKSFKRRYCSLRQEVDGTYILELYKDEKKGEAKVTIVMDFCTDVVKNPKRGRFGFELRMTAGHKSYLLAAENETDFKDWLCKLSSVLQQNKLQEEKRAASLERDRNTPPPSPQVQPYGTLKGLEQSMNPQLIKYARETDVSIAFSRKENRNKLFPLYPHLAANLKSPNSSQGQVEPFKEVFGHRVFLKCESIKFRLQAVDEKDNLCQVEPYHTTLCLFDAKNARKLTENFHFDVNSSCIRKTMFSGNGTDVKLELPQGLSQEWLFFPRQALMSITNPHPDIFLVVRIEKVLQGGICQSSEAYVKANKDPKISLKAYKNIATCCQRLGNYRMPFAWAVRPLFRLYSNELDNTSEFHAIYRQEPNKLTDEELLKLLTEYRKPDKFSKFTVIPGSLQIKIAAMNELPSNCLTTALVPLKPFPVPPSTEPTIEIAEFEASCEKDVHPYTTFVNHLYVYPLSLNFDTQKMFARARNIACMVELRDSDNEEARGLPCIYGRPGQSLLVSQASCAVLHHNTIPTWYEEVKIKLPINLLSTHHLLFVFYHISCDITKKRENGIENCVGYAWLPLLHRGKLNVEVQTVPVAAHLPPGYLAVHPFGLGKGNAGPEIVWIDGQKPIFTVGFNLYSTVNTKDQHLFNLFSHAERLLDPKPSALPSEIETCKVLKALHAIQLTTLITFLPTLLNHLFTLLVATNSEEIGLNIIRVLINLVNMVYEAGRREVLQAYVKYVFVSPVSKRSATVHEEMCKHLPVILHPNNTDFLVVNKFMHHGDFFFDVIIKAMAQHLLLSGRIKMHRHERFSSDYLQKIETLMQILIPYVLNKYKEMPVETKELNKSVAQFLKKCLSLMDRGFVFKLINLYMDKFNPGDPRVLQEYKFAFLEIICNHEHYVAFNLPIQHNKLSPKNRSPDNLQEFTLSEEFCKHHFVVALLLQEIKTSLNEVTPIRRIALNTLRDLLAKHELDDRYQNKGQLSRIALIYMPWLAIVLENLNRLDVRERSDGHDSIANRISSSSSYMFGKSSAASDATPRSHRFTLHIDKDSPMHIRNSAFFEAIAGQINGNSLSIDSDISAISGDAQSTASQDTTIIRDEVLRNGDAKASHTRTTSHVQRYDKLQQHEVKDVLLIFLFVVKYIGEDQLITWWQQYSDGDVTNFFTVLEMCLHCFKYVGERNVTVVKSQTVDSVKSNPKKAHTLPARMNPAEINHENTSTLVIHMANRENLVSAENEVLKKQQAVLEQHLATEVGMITLDAMGLYCMNFRKNLLVGDGENDVMRKIFDIYLSFMQIGQSEALFKHVFAALRAFINNYSAVLFQGNAVLCGRLCYELLKCCNSRLSSVRQESCAILYLLMRSNFEFTNRKGLTRVHLQVIISVSQMLGSIVGLNNARFQESLSMINSYASSDKAMKGTGFPVEVKDLTKRIRTVLMATLQMREHHHDPEMLVDLQHSLANSYASTPELRHTWLETMTRNHVRDGNFSEATCCQLHIAALMAEYLKLKRIQPWGAEVFEKISSNISRDEKGLKLDAGVQDVQYTEIVLLDQLETCAEYVDKSERYEIMGELYKLIVPIYEKARNYEMLMKSYQTLAQNYEKVLQANKSGRRLLGRYYRVGFYGQYFEEDSGVEYVYKEPKVTSLSEISERLQKQYCDKFGQDVVKMIQDSTPVNASELDAKLAYIQVTHVTPYLEKTDLEDRQNEFEQNHDINTFMFETPFTKDGKARGNPEEQWKRRTILKTEYSFPYVKKRIKVSSKRTVELSPIEVAINEMQIRVQELEDVVFTEPTDAKKLQLLLQGSVCVQVNAGPLAYASVFLDPALCNMYPEDKVEELKDIYREFLKICYSALQVNGKLISQDQYEYQEVLRQNYKKLCTSLSNLFGESLWPHDETGSFKRNSMALFSAISGASQNSSTA; from the exons ATgagtgaaagaaaatttgcaaGGGGGCTAGGAAAACCGGGAACGGCCGCCCAGCTGAGGGAAACAGTCTCGCAAGTCGTCAAGGAAAACACAGAGCTT AGTAAACCGCACCTTGTCGAGCCTCTAGACTTTGAGAATTTTCTTCTCAAGAACAAGACCGTGCTTCAGAATGACCCCCAACGCGAGCTCTTACTCTACCCGCCTGATGATATCTCC GAAGTTGTTCTACCGAGGAGGTACCGAACTCTGTATCAAACATTTCCCTCGAGTGAGGAAACGGAAAACTGCAATCTCTTCACAAAACAGTGCATTACTAGCTATTCAACCAACTGGAACTTGATTCACTACAAATATAATGCTTATTCTGGGAGCTATGCTGATCTTCCCAAAATACCAAATGTGGAATACAAGGAGGAGAACTACGAGATTGATATTGATACGGATGCTGATGATGATAAGCCAAGCGTCGATAGTATAACGAAAGAGGGGTATTTGATGAAGGGCCCAGAGGTTGGCTCGGAGAGAACTTTCGTCAACATCGGATCAAAGAGTTTCAAACGGAGGTACTGTTCGTTGCGGCAAGAAGTCGACGGCACCTACATTCTAGAGCTGTACAAAGACGAGAAGAAAGGCGAGGCAAAGGTCACCATCGTGATGGATTTTTGTACGGACGTTGTCAAG AATCCGAAACGGGGGCGTTTTGGCTTCGAGCTGCGGATGACCGCCGGCCACAAGTCCTACCTACTGGCAGCTGAGAACGAGACCGATTTCAAAGACTGGCTGTGTAAGTTGAGTTCCGTTCTCCAACAGAACAAACTTCAGGAGGAAAAGCGCGCCGCGTCCCTTGAGCGAG ATCGCAACACCCCTCCGCCTTCGCCTCAGGTGCAGCCGTACGGCACCCTCAAGGGCTTGGAACAGAGCATGAACCCCCAACTGATCAAATACGCCCGCGAGACCGACGTCAGTATTGCATTTTCACGCAAAGAAAACCGCAACAAGCTCTTCCCCCTCTACCCCCATCTCGCCGCCAACTTGAAGTCCCCCAATTCTAGTCAGGGCCAAGTGGAGCCGTTTAAAGAAGTGTTCGGCCATCGGGTCTTCCTCAAGTGCGAGAGCATCAAATTTCGGCTGCAAGCCGTCGACGAGAAAGACAATCTGTGCCAAGTGGAGCCATACCACACCACTTTGTGCCTGTTCGATGCCAAAAATGCGAGAAAGTTGACGGAGAATTTTCACTTCGACGTGAACAGTTCGTGCATTCGTAAAACAATGTTTAGTGGGAACGGAACGGACGTTAAGTTGGAGTTACCGCAAGGGCTGTCGCAGGAGTGGTTGTTTTTCCCGCGACAAGCCTTGATGAGTATCACGAACCCGCATCCGGATATTTTTCTAGTTGTGCGAATTGAAAAAGTGCTTCAAGGGGGGATTTGCCAGAGTTCCGAGGCGTACGTCAAGGCCAATAAGGACCCCAAGATCAGCCTGAAGGCGTATAAGAACATCGCAACGTGTTGTCAAAGACTGGGGAACTACCGGATGCCATTCGCGTGGGCCGTCAGGCCGTTGTTTAG ACTGTACAGTAACGAATTAGACAACACGTCGGAGTTTCACGCCATCTACCGCCAAGAACCGAACAAATTAACCGACGAAGAgcttttgaaacttttaactGAATACCGAAAACCCGACAAGTTTAGCAAATTCACTGTGATCCCAGGTTCCttacaaattaaaatcgcTGCCATGAACGAGTTACCATCGA ATTGTTTGACGACCGCCTTAGTCCCTCTAAAACCCTTCCCTGTCCCCCCGAGCACCGAGCCCACAATCGAAATAGCCGAATTCGAAGCAAGTTGCGAGAAAGATGTGCACCCGTACACAACTTTCGTGAACCACCTTTACGTCTATCCGCTCAGTCTCAATTTCGACACCCAGAAGATGTTCGCTCGGGCTCGAAACATCGCCTGCATGGTCGAATTGAGAGACTCGGACAACGAGGAGGCACGGGGGCTTCCTTGCATTTATGGACGCCCAGGGCAGAGTCTCCTAGTGTCTCAAGCATCGTGCGCTGTTTTGCATCACAATACCATACCCACGTGGTACGAAGAAGTGAAAATAAAGCTCCCGATAAACTTGTTATCGACGCAtcatttgttgtttgttttttaccaCATTTCCTGTGATATTACGAAAAAGAGGGAGAACGGGATTGAGAATTGTGTGGGGTATGCGTGGCTGCCGCTATTACATAGGGGGAAACTAAACGTGGAGGTGCAGACAGTGCCGGTGGCGGCGCATCTGCCCCCGGGTTATTTGGCGGTGCATCCCTTCGGACTGGGCAAAGGG AATGCTGGGCCTGAAATTGTGTGGATAGACGGCCAAAAACCGATTTTTACCGTCGGTTTCAACCTCTACTCAACCGTAAATACAAAAGACCAACACttgttcaatttatttagCCACGCCGAGCGACTCCTTGACCCCAAACCGTCGGCCTTACCGTCAGAAATTGAAACCTGTAAGGTCCTTAAAGCCCTCCACGCCATCCAACTCACTACACTAATAACATTCCTTCCAACTCTTCTCAATCACTTGTTTACGCTTTTGGTGGCAACGAATAGCGAAGAGATCGGTTTGAACATCATCAGAGTGCTTATCAATTTAGTTAATATGGTGTATGAAGCCGGTCGGAGAGAAGTACTGCAGGCTTATGTTAAGTACGTTTTTGTTAGTCCAGTGAGTAAAAGGAGCGCAACGGTACACGAAGAAATGTGCAAGCATTTGCCGGTGATTTTGCACCCGAATAACACCGATTTCCTGGTGGTGAACAAATTTATGCACCACGGTGATTTCTTCTTTGATGTTATTATCAAAGCAATGGCCCAACATCTACTACTTTCGGGCCGTATTAAG ATGCATCGACACGAGCGCTTCTCATCCGACTATCTTCAGAAAATCGAAACCTTGATGCAAATTCTCATTCCGTACGTTCTAAACAAGTACAAAGAAATGCCAGTCGAGACAAAGGAACTGAACAAAAGTGTAGCCCAATTTCTGAAGAAATGTCTTTCACTGATGGACCGTGGCTTCGtttttaaactgataaatCTCTACATGGACAAGTTCAACCCGGGGGATCCCCGAGTGTTACAAGAGTACAAATTCGCCTTTTTGGAAATCATTTGCAACCACGAACACTACGTTGCGTTTAATTTACCGATCCAGCACAACAAACTCAGTCCGAAAAACCGGTCGCCCGACAACCTGCAAGAGTTCACGCTTTCGGAGGAGTTTTGCAAGCACCACTTCGTCGTGGCTTTGCTTCTGCAAGAGATAAAGACCTCGCTGAACGAAGTGACGCCCATCAGACGCATCGCCTTGAACACGCTGAGAGACCTACTAGCGAAACACGAACTGGACGACAGGTACCAGAATAAGGGACAGTTGAGTCGCATCGCTTTGATTTACATGCCCTGGCTGGCCATCGTTTTGGAGAATTTGAACAGACTGGACGTGAGGGAGAGAAGCGACGGGCATGATAGTATCGCAAATAGGATTTCGTCCAGTAGTTCGTACATGTTCGGCAAGAGCTCGGCGGCGAGCGATGCCACCCCCAGGAGTCACAGGTTCACGTTGCACATCGACAAGGACAGTCCGATGCATATCCGGAATTCGGCGTTTTTCGAAGCCATCGCTGGGCAAA TCAATGGCAATTCGCTCAGCATCGACTCGGACATCTCGGCCATTTCGGGCGATGCCCAGTCGACCGCATCCCAGGACACGACCATCATCCGGGACGAGGTGCTCCGTAACGGCGACGCGAAGGCCTCGCATACGCGCACCACGTCCCACGTGCAACGTTACGACAAACTGCAACAGCACGAAGTGAAAGACGTGCTCCTGATCTTCCTCTTCGTGGTCAAATACATCGGGGAGGATCAGCTGATCACCTGGTGGCAGCAATACAGCGACGGCGATGTCACCAATTTTTTCACAGTGCTTGAGATGTGTCTGCACTGTTTTAAGTACGTGGGCGAGCGGAACGTGACGGTGGTCAAGTCGCAGACTGTCGATAGCGTCAAGAGCAATCCGAAGAAGGCGCATACGTTGCCTGCGCGCATGAATCCAGCCGAGATAAACCACGAGAATACGAGCACTTTGGTCATTCACATGGCGAATCGCGAGAATCTGGTGAGTGCGGAGAACGAAGTGCTGAAGAAACAGCAAGCGGTGCTGGAGCAGCACCTGGCGACCGAAGTGGGCATGATTACGTTGGACGCGATGGGCTTGTACTGCATGAACTTTCGGAAGAATTTGCTAGTCGGGGACGGGGAGAATGACGTGATGAGGAAGATCTTCGATATTTACTTGAGCTTTATGCAGATTGGGCAGAGTGAAGCCTTGTTCAAGCACGTGTTTGCGGCCCTGAGGGCGTTCATTAACAACTACTCGGCGGTCCTTTTTCAAG gtAATGCTGTGCTCTGTGGCCGTTTGTGCTACGAACTGCTGAAATGTTGCAATAGTCGTTTGTCGTCAGTTCGGCAGGAATCCTGTGCAATACTGTACCTTCTAATGCGAAGCAATTTCGAATTTACGAATCGGAAAGGTCTGACTCGTGTTCACCTCCAAGTCATAATATCGGTCTCCCAAATGCTAGGAAGTATCGTAGGATTAAACAATGCCCGTTTTCAAGAGAGCCTGTCCATGATTAACAGCTACGCCTCCAGTGATAAGGCCATGAAAGGGACAGGCTTTCCTGTCGAGGTGAAGGACTTGACGAAGCGCATCCGCACCGTGCTCATGGCCACCCTCCAAATGCGCGAGCACCACCACGACCCCGAAATGCTGGTCGACCTCCAGCACAGTCTCGCGAATTCGTACGCCTCCACGCCGGAGCTGCGGCACACGTGGCTGGAGACGATGACGCGTAACCACGTCCGTGACGGCAACTTCTCCGAAGCCACTTGCTGTCAGCTACACATTGCCGCCCTCATGGCTGAGTATCTCAAACTGAAGAGAATTCAGCCGTGGGGTGCGGaagtgtttgaaaagattTCGTCGAACATTTCGCGTGACGAGAAAGGGCTCAAGTTGGACGCCGGCGTCCAGGATGTGCAATACACCGAGATTGTGCTTCTGGATCAGCTAGAAACGTGCGCTGAATACGTGGACAAGTCGGAGAGATACGAAATCATGGGCGAGTTGTACAAGTTGATTGTGCCGATTTACGAGAAAGCCCGGAATTATGAGATGTTGATGAAGTCGTACCAGACTTTGGCGCAGAATTACGAGAAGGTGCTGCAAGCGAATAAGAGCGGGAGGAGGCTGTTGGGGAGGTACTACCGGGTGGGGTTCTATGGGCAGTATTTTGAGGAGGACAGCGGGGTGGAGTACGTGTATAAGGAGCCGAAAGTGACGTCGCTGAGTGAGATTTCGGAACGGCTGCAGAAGCAGTACTGTGATAAGTTCGGGCAGGATGTGGTCAAGATGATTCAGGATTCGACACCT GTAAATGCCAGCGAACTGGACGCCAAACTGGCGTACATCCAAGTGACCCACGTGACCCcatatttggaaaaaaccgACTTGGAAGACCGCCAGAACGAATTCGAGCAAAATCACGACATCAACACCTTCATGTTCGAGACGCCGTTCACAAAAGACGGCAAAGCCAGAGGCAATCCGGAGGAACAGTGGAAACGACGGACAATTCtcaaaa cCGAATATTCATTTCCATACGTCAAAAAGCGTATTAAAGTCAGCTCGAAACGAACAGTCGAACTCAGTCCAATCGAAGTGGCCATCAACGAAATGCAGATCCGGGTCCAGGAGCTGGAGGATGTCGTTTTTACCGAACCTACAGACGCGAAAAAATTGCAGTTGCTTTTACAAGGCAGTGTTTGTGTCCAAGTCAATGCTGGGCCCCTAGCTTACGCGTCTGTGTTTTTGGATCCGGCCCTGTGCAATATGTATCCTGAGGATAAAGTCGAGGAGTTGAAAGATATTTACAG AGAGTTTTTGAAGATTTGCTACTCGGCGTTACAAGTTAATGGAAAACTGATATCGCAAGACCAGTACGAGTACCAGGAAGTGTTGAGAcagaattacaaaaagttgTGTACGTCGCTCTCTAACTTGTTTGGGGAGTCGTTGTGGCCCCATGACGAGACAGGGAGCTTCAAACGTAATAGTATGGCGTTGTTTAGTGCCATAAGTGGGGCTTCGCAAAATTCGAGTACCGCataa